Proteins co-encoded in one Candidatus Thiodictyon syntrophicum genomic window:
- the rnc gene encoding ribonuclease III gives MSTDSRRLARALGHPFARADLLQQALTHRSAGAVNNERLEFLGDALIGFTIAEALVGRFPHADEGTLSRMRAALVKRESLAQLARGLELGDYLRLGAGELRTGGHTRDSILADALEAVLGAIYLDGEFNRARTVVLNLFRASLAQLNDAHASKDPKTRLQELLQARRRPIPEYEVLTVGGTQHAQSFTVSCVLPDDGRLSRGEGSSRRRAEQAAAEAMLIQFEGQVAHG, from the coding sequence GTGAGTACGGACAGCCGCCGTTTGGCCCGCGCCCTGGGTCACCCCTTCGCCCGTGCGGACCTGCTCCAGCAGGCCCTCACCCACCGCAGTGCCGGTGCCGTCAACAATGAGCGGCTGGAATTTCTCGGCGATGCCCTGATCGGCTTCACCATTGCCGAGGCCCTGGTAGGCCGCTTCCCGCACGCCGACGAGGGGACCCTGAGCCGGATGCGTGCCGCTTTGGTCAAACGCGAGTCCCTGGCGCAACTCGCCCGTGGGCTGGAGCTGGGCGACTACCTGCGCCTGGGCGCGGGCGAGCTGCGCACCGGCGGCCATACCCGCGACTCCATCCTGGCGGATGCCCTGGAGGCGGTCCTGGGGGCCATCTATCTGGACGGGGAATTCAATCGGGCGCGCACCGTGGTTCTGAACCTCTTTCGTGCCTCGCTGGCGCAACTCAACGACGCGCACGCGAGCAAGGACCCCAAGACCCGACTACAGGAACTCCTGCAGGCGCGCCGCCGCCCCATCCCCGAGTATGAGGTGTTGACGGTCGGCGGCACCCAGCACGCCCAGAGCTTCACCGTCAGTTGCGTTCTGCCGGATGACGGGCGTCTGAGTCGGGGTGAGGGCAGCAGTCGACGGCGCGCTGAACAGGCCGCTGCCGAGGCCATGCTCATTCAATTTGAAGGACAGGTCGCCCATGGCTGA
- the lepB gene encoding signal peptidase I, translating into MNFDFPAFLVLACAVTGGIWLVDALVFAPRRRALAPTDGSVVAVPGPAGGREPILVEYARSFFPVILVVLLLRSFVVEPFRIPSNSMMPTLLTGDFILVNKFAYGLRLPVLNFKFLPVGEPRHGDVVVFKYPQDGKTDYIKRIIGVPGDEVFYRDKTIYLNGKPQGQVALGRYTGVASGAGMTGAREAVETLAGVEHHTLVRQGLPDLPPGCRVLAAGPVQVPPGFYFVMGDNRDNSNDSRCWGFVPEENLVGKAFAIWMHWDGERDGFPPIAWGRLGNLIR; encoded by the coding sequence ATGAATTTTGATTTTCCAGCCTTTTTGGTGCTGGCCTGCGCCGTCACCGGCGGCATCTGGCTGGTGGATGCCCTGGTTTTCGCGCCGCGGCGTCGCGCCTTGGCGCCGACGGATGGGTCTGTGGTCGCGGTGCCGGGTCCGGCCGGGGGGCGCGAGCCCATCCTGGTTGAGTATGCCCGCTCGTTTTTCCCGGTGATCCTCGTCGTCCTGTTGTTGCGCTCCTTTGTGGTCGAGCCCTTTCGCATCCCCTCCAACTCGATGATGCCGACCCTGCTGACCGGGGATTTTATCCTGGTCAACAAGTTTGCCTATGGGCTGCGCCTGCCGGTCCTCAATTTCAAGTTTCTGCCTGTCGGGGAACCCCGGCACGGTGACGTGGTGGTCTTCAAGTACCCGCAGGACGGCAAGACCGACTACATCAAACGGATCATCGGGGTCCCGGGTGACGAGGTCTTCTATCGCGACAAGACCATCTACCTCAACGGCAAGCCCCAGGGTCAAGTGGCGCTTGGACGCTACACCGGGGTGGCGTCCGGGGCGGGTATGACCGGCGCCCGGGAGGCGGTGGAGACGCTCGCCGGCGTGGAGCACCACACCCTGGTCCGCCAGGGTCTGCCGGACCTGCCGCCCGGGTGTCGCGTGCTTGCCGCTGGGCCGGTGCAGGTACCGCCTGGGTTTTACTTCGTCATGGGCGACAATCGTGACAACAGCAATGACAGCCGCTGCTGGGGGTTCGTTCCCGAGGAAAACCTGGTCGGCAAGGCCTTTGCCATCTGGATGCACTGGGACGGCGAACGCGACGGCTTTCCGCCCATTGCCTGGGGCCGGCTCGGCAACCTGATTCGCTAA
- a CDS encoding DUF4845 domain-containing protein, giving the protein MSGILFVLVVVIFVVTVLFKLGPSYMSYMTMKSIMNGVAESPEPILGGKQAIMRVLENRMMVNDVRAVGVNAFSFKKAGEDAFDVTLKYEQREHLFFNVDAVLTFNHTVVVKGR; this is encoded by the coding sequence ATGAGCGGCATACTGTTCGTCCTCGTGGTGGTCATCTTCGTCGTGACCGTGCTGTTCAAGCTCGGTCCCTCCTATATGAGCTACATGACCATGAAATCCATCATGAATGGGGTCGCGGAGTCGCCGGAGCCTATCCTGGGAGGTAAACAGGCGATCATGCGGGTCCTGGAGAATCGCATGATGGTCAATGACGTCCGCGCCGTTGGTGTCAATGCCTTCTCCTTCAAGAAGGCCGGTGAGGATGCCTTCGATGTGACGCTGAAATACGAGCAGCGCGAGCATCTCTTTTTCAACGTCGATGCGGTGCTGACCTTCAACCACACGGTTGTGGTCAAGGGGCGGTGA
- the era gene encoding GTPase Era — MADPALTRCGYVTLIGRPNVGKSTLLNRILGQKLAITSHKAQTTRHAILGIKTRPEGQILFVDTPGIHRRGEGALNRYLNRAARTAIGDTDLVLLVVEALRWTDEDALALEALTTAALPAIAVINKVDGIPDKSVLLPYLETLAARYGFRSLVPVSAARGDGIEALERSVIAALPEGEFKYPQDQITDRSERFFAAELLREQLVQRYGEELPYRTTVEIERFEAVDGRYRINALIWVERPGQKAILIGRGGEAMKATATQARLEMQKLFGCSVHLEVWVKVKKSWSSDEAALARLGYRDG; from the coding sequence ATGGCTGATCCGGCATTGACGCGCTGCGGCTACGTTACGCTCATCGGGCGGCCCAACGTGGGCAAGTCCACGCTGCTCAATCGTATCCTGGGCCAGAAGCTGGCCATTACCTCCCACAAGGCGCAGACCACCCGCCACGCGATCCTGGGTATCAAGACCAGACCCGAGGGTCAGATCCTGTTCGTCGATACGCCGGGTATCCATCGCCGCGGCGAGGGTGCGCTCAATCGCTATCTCAACCGGGCCGCCCGCACGGCCATCGGCGATACGGACCTGGTACTGCTGGTGGTCGAGGCCCTGCGTTGGACCGACGAGGACGCACTGGCCCTGGAGGCCCTGACCACTGCCGCGCTGCCCGCCATTGCGGTGATCAACAAGGTCGATGGGATACCCGACAAGTCGGTCCTGTTGCCGTACCTGGAGACGCTGGCAGCGCGCTACGGGTTCCGGTCACTGGTGCCGGTCTCCGCCGCTCGCGGCGACGGGATCGAGGCCCTGGAGCGATCGGTGATCGCCGCCCTGCCCGAGGGTGAGTTCAAGTACCCGCAGGACCAGATCACGGACCGCTCGGAGCGCTTCTTTGCCGCCGAACTGCTGCGTGAGCAACTGGTCCAGCGCTACGGTGAGGAGTTGCCCTATCGCACCACGGTGGAGATCGAGCGCTTTGAAGCGGTGGACGGGCGTTACCGGATCAATGCCCTGATCTGGGTCGAGCGCCCGGGGCAGAAGGCGATCCTGATCGGCCGCGGCGGCGAGGCCATGAAGGCGACCGCCACCCAGGCGCGCCTGGAGATGCAGAAGCTCTTCGGCTGCTCGGTGCACCTGGAGGTCTGGGTCAAGGTCAAGAAGAGCTGGTCCAGCGACGAGGCGGCCCTTGCGCGGCTGGGTTATCGCGACGGGTAA